The DNA region TGGAAGCAGCAGCAAGAGAAAAAGAAGCTGGGCTTCTTCTGACCTGGGGAACCCTGCCCCTCacaccctgagattcctcctggGTTAACTCCCACTTCCTAATAAAAGCCAGTGGCTGGCATGGGGTgtggcatgtgtgcctgtgtgccttcGAGCCACACCATCTGGTGGAGTCCTTCTCAGTGGCAGGGTCCTGTGGCACTTTGGGATACCATTCTCCTTGGAAGGGATCCCTTCCGACTGCTTGCTTCACATGACCCCATGACGGTGGGCAGGGATATGCATGTAGACCTTGAGGGACGCTCTGGTGTCTTTGTAAAGAGACTACAAGCATtgatcttttgatttttttttttataaaaacttaTTCATAAAGACAGCTAGAGGGTAGGGAGAGGGATGCAGTGTTGTTCCTAACGGAATTTTGGAGCGCTCCGGGGATCGGACCACTCCTGGGCCTCCAGAGAGGCAGAAGCTCAAGCGATGTGTTGGCACTGAAGGCAGTTCAGGGCCTCAGGCTCCGCGCCAGAGGTCGGTGCAATAATGTCAGCCTTGGCCGAGGTGCGGACACAGCTCCACTCACTCAGGTCGGACTGCATCAGACCCCCGGGCTTAGTCCTGGATGGAGATCTTCACAAAAAGTGTGGCTGATGGATGCTGGTCTCCATTCTTAGACAAGAGGTGGACATGGCGGTACCCTGGTGGGAAAGGACGATTCTGGTCACTGAGAGAGGACGCTAAAGGCATAGCGCGCTGTGGGTGTGGAGAAGCCAGGCCCCGCCCACTGTCCCTGGCAGGCTCCTCCCCTCCAATGCTCACCCTGCTTGAGGCTGTTCCAGGGGATAGTACTCTGGCCAATAAAGTCGTTCTTAGAAGAGGAATCATAATCCTCTACCATGAAGCGTACGAGGGCAAGGTCAGGCACTGTTACCTCAAACTCAAACTCCATGTCCCACCGTGGGTTGAAACCTAGAAGGTCAGAAACCATATCAACAGCGGGGCCAACGGTACCAGCAGCCTGGCCCAACGCCGACCCAACGCATACTATACCATTATTGGTAATAACTGCTGTCTGACGGCTAGCCGTGTCCCGGCCCACGCCATGGATCTCCACGATCACCTTGGGGTCCACGATAGAATTCTTATTCTTATTGACCTTTGGCAGCTGCTGTCCAGAGATGATCTAAGGAAAGGTGGAGACAGCGTTCAGGATTACAGCGAGCAGGAAGGGATTTCCAGAGGTTGCCACTCCCCCTGTGTCTGGCCATACCCGGACACGGAGCCTCTTCGGAGCCCACCAGGGCCCCTGAGTCAGGGCACGTGAGTTGAAGGTGGTGTTGGGGTCTCTCAGAAAGGCGGGTTTCAGCACATACCcacagcctccattgtcctggaAGCAGCCAAGGTAAACATCCATTTCTGGCCCAGGGGTTTGGAAGTTCAGAGCCACTACAGGGGAACAGAGCAGTCACAAGCTGTGGGTTGGCCCCAGAGTCCTCAAGCCCAGCCTGCTCAGAGTGCACTAGCATGTGGGTTCCTATGTGAGTTAGAGCAGGATCCAGTGGTCCGGTGTCTCCTGCCCTCCCGGCACCCAAGACCCACCACACTGACCATGTGATCTATTGTGTGTGATGTCGTGTGTAATAtaggtgtgtgttcatgtgagtgtgtgcttgtgtacattTGCATGTACTTGCGGAGGCCAAAGGTCAAGGCCTGGCATCTTTCTCAATTGGTCttcactttagtttttgagacagggttcctacTGAATCATCTGGGCCGGCTGGCCAGCGAGCTCAGAGCTTGGCCTGTCTGagccttgttctttttttttttttttttaaagatttattttatttattatatataagtacattgcagctgtcttcagacacaccagaagagggcatcatatcccattacagatggttgtgagccaccatgtggttgctgggatttgaactcaggacctttggaagagcagtcagagctcttaaccactgagccatctctccagtccctgagcCTTGTTCGTTAGTGCTGATTACAGGCTATGTGTCATCACCCCTGTGCTTTTACGTGGGTAGGAATCCCGACACAGGACTGCCTGCTTGTATGGAAGACATTTTGctggctgagtcatctccccagcctcttttgttggggtttgagacagggtctcatgtagcccaggctggcctcgaactcactaagtagccaaggataaccctgaactcctgacccacccaccccacccccacctggaAAGTGCTGGATTGACAGGTGTGACCCCATGCTCAGTTCTTGGCTGGCATCCAAACCTTCCCAGGCCCCCCAGACCCCTCATCCTATGACCTTCAGAGCTCTGGCCATCAAGGCCAAGTGCTCTCTCtaacctccccccaaccccagctgCTCCGTACCAATCTGGCAGCCCCCGTTCCACATCTCCACAGGACTGTAGTTGGAGGAATCTGTTCTCCACCCAGCCGGGTAGATCCTGCTCAGACAGCTCACGTTATGACGGACAAAACcatttcctgagaacaggtggtGTGGAGTCAGCAGTGAAGGCCTCGGTGGGCTAAAAATAcacctacccaccccaccagttCTGTCTGGACACAAAGCAGGGCGTGCCAACTTGGGGCCCTGCAGGGCTGGGTCTTGACCATCCAGATGGCCTGGATCATGTGCCTGCAAGGACAAGGGCTCACCTGATTCTTGCAGCAACCGGAGGGCACGGCTCTCAGAAAAGGAAGCCATCTCATAGAATGCCTGCCCAGAGGTGCCAGGACTGGAGAAGCCACCAAAGTGGACGCTCTTGCAGTAAATGATCATGTCGGAGAGCTCCGGCACCAGCTTTAGTTTATCCTCCTGGAGGCCGCGAGGAGGCCCGGGTTAGAGCCACAGGGCAGGACAAGGTGGGCACTGAGTACCAGAAACccagacgagagagagagagagagagagagagagagagagagagagagagaggagagagagacagacagagagagaggaggggcagagGGTCTGAATGGCAGCCACAGAAAAACCAAGGCAAGGTGACCGTCCCGTGGGCAACGGGGTGGAAAGGGCCTGgggccaccccacccccacggcTTCCCCTAGAACCTTGGGCTTGTGTTGCACTTGGCTGCGCACAGCCTCGTCCTCCATTTCAGCAGCCTCATCCTCGTCAGACACGTCAGTGGCTTCGGACCCATTCTCCCCTCCAGCAGGCAGCAGCCCTCCCAGCTTCTTCCCTTTCAACAGGATCTTGCCCTTCAGTTGCTGGGGACGCACAGCTGACTGGTCAAGACCCACATAGGCCTCCAAGCCAGCTTCACTTCCCCACCTTAAGGGCGTCCACTCCATACCTCAGGTGAAGGCAGGCTCGAGGTAACCCCATCCAGTGGCTGGTCCAACAGCATGGGCCCCAGGATAGCCCTCAGGTGACGGGCCATGACTCGTTGTTGCTCCAGGCTACAGTGGTTCTCCAGGGACAGGATGACTGGGTAGGGGGATGCCTAGAAGCCCCAAGATGAGTTAGAAGGGACCATCCAcccctcctgtcctctcctccctcccacgGGCACGGCCAACCTTGAAGGCATAGTCCCTGATGGCCCTGAGCACGTCACAGAAAAGTATCTTAGAGGTAAAAGTGTAGCCGTGGTAGATGATGGGTTCCTGGTTGGGACCATCCCAGCAGTCGAGCTCCAAGCACCGGCAGCCTTTGCACAGAGCCCTGCAGAGAGTGGTGACAACTAGGCTAGGACCCTCCAGGTCCTGTCCCGGGTCCCACCCCATCTTACCCCTAACAGTTCCCCGGGCCACACCGGATGTAGGCCTCCGTGCTGCTGGGCCCTGTGAGCTGGTCTTCCAGCAGGTAGGTGTTGTGGGAAGAAGACACTAAGTAGTGACTCAGTGGCTGGTCCATGTCCTGGTAGACACGGCGGTGTGCCAGGCTGAAGGCGTTACCGTCAGCCGACAGCAAGTACATGAGGAAGCCATCCTTGGTCATCTGCCGCTGGGCCTTGGCTAGGTAGGAAGAAGCCACCATTTCCAGTCAGGGTTATCTGCCCACCACTGTGAAAAGAAAAGTCTTTTCTCCACTCCGCCTGCCCACCCAGTCCTCTGCAGCTCTGAGGAGCTGAAGTCGGGGCCTCCTGGTGAGACTGTGGTTACAATGTAGTGAAGCActatctcttctccttccccctatTCTAAAAGGCCCAAAAGCAGGGTATCGCCTCCTCTGTGTCCCTCGGACTGAACACCAACCACGGGGTCTTACacagcactgtaccactgagccaagtCCCCAAGTCCTCCTTTAACTCTGTactttgagactgggtctcactaagCTAACCAGGCTGGCCCGAAGCGTTGAGCACTTCTTGTCTTCCCTAGATCATGTCTCAAAGCTGGACGGAAGCTGTGTCTAACGAAGAAGGAAGAGTACAACCTTGGCTCTGTCAGCCGCTTCTTTCTATGTCTTGGGGCAGGAATGCTCAATGGCCCTTGAGGAAGGAACGGGAAGAAAACGAGGCCCAGACAGGGCAGACACTGAGCTCTTTCTCCCATCCACCTGCTTACATGGGATAGCCACACACTGGTCAGCAACCCTGGGGCTGGTTCCCTccagcatgtctgtctgtctgtagttCCATCAATGTCTCCCAGCCACTGGGTCTGGGACAGTTGGGCCCTCACCAGTCTCACTGGGCTCGTAGCGCTCAATGAGAGAGAGGGCCAAGGCtggccctgcctcctcctcccgcTGCTGGTGCTGCAGAAACGTCACTAGCCTCTCCACCGACAGGGTCTCCGCGGATCCTGCGGCCTCCTCAAAAGCACGGTCGATCTCTGCGCGCTGGGTCAGCATCTTGTAGAAGGTCTCAATCTCCTCATCCTCCAGCGAGTCTGTCTGGGAGTGGTCACATTCCTGCAAGACCGGCACAGCCCGTGGGCGGGGCTCAGAGCTGGCCTCAGGCCAGGCCCACAGCCCCAAAGCCCCACACAGAGCCAGCTCACCCTGAAGATCTTCCTGGCGTAGCCGTCATCCACCTGGATGTTGAGCTCCTTCAGGAAGTCCTTCAGCTCCTTGAAGTTCATCTTGTTGTCCTTGTTTTTATCAGCCTTTCGCAAGCAGGAGTGAATCCAGCTGGGTGAGCAGTCAGGAAAACACACAGCAGCCAGATGCCCACCAGGATCCCAGCTTTGCGAAGCCCGGGGTCACGTGAACACAAAGCAGGGACCGGACTCTGAAACCTTCCTTAACGTGGTTCTTACCCCGCCTTTCCCTTGCTTCTCttgcttgttggtttgtttgtttggtgctAGGGACTGAGCAGGGTCTGACACAGCACTCCACCGCAATCCTGCATTTACTTTGTATTTTAAGTCAGGAGCTGTTCAAATTATTCTCTTTAGTCCCATTAGGCCTTGAACtggtgatccccctgcctcatctCCTTgagtagctaggattacaggattgcaccaccaggcccagctaagggtcttttttgtttgtttgtttgtttgtttgttcattctgAAGCCTGATggcatttgaaaatatttactataaaaaAGGCTCACTGCAGACAATTTAGACTACAGAGAAGGAACCCAGTCaataacaccccccccccccgcctgatCACTCCCCTAACTCCTTGCTGGGCTAATATCAGCCTGAGTCTCTCACACGGCTAGCGTTCCTCCAGTACCTGAGGCTGGAAACACACATCTCCAGACACTGATCAGAAAGTGGCAAAATCCCACGCAAACTCAAACCCGGATCAAGTCATCCTGTCTGGGACAActcgtgcatacacacacacacgcacgcacgcacgcacgcacgcacgcatgcacttGCACAGgcgcacataaacacacacatacacacacatacatacacacacgcacgcacacacgcatgcacacacacatacacacatgcacgcgcacacacacacatgcacacacacacaccacaccacccccACTTTCTCCCTTCAGACTCTGAGGAAAGGATGAGGAGGGACGAGGTTCCCAGCACAGTCCTCACAATTAGAGCACTGAGTCAGACAAGAGGATGAACTTCATGGGTGTgtgttacaaaaagaaaaaaaaaagacattgaaaTTTAATTATACATGAAACAACAGCACAGGCAGCATAAGAAATattatataacttttaaaaagtctAAGCCCCAGGCCAGGCCTGTACgtcctgtaatctcagtacccTGGAAGGAGGTTGtggcagaagaatcaggagttctGGGTCATCCTTAGCCACATAGACAATTTCAGGGTAGCCTGAGCcacctgagattctgtctcaaaacggACAAGCCAAAATAAAACGACAAGAAAACCTAAGACACACACCTGTGCCAGGCAgtggtgcctttaatcctagcactcgggagacagaggcagacggatctctgaattccaggatagcctggtctacagactgagttccaggacagccagggctacacaactTACAATAGCACCAAAATTATTAAGATTatctgaaatttttttaaaagtataaaacttaaaattctgAGAGGCACaaaacattattaaaagaaatgggggggggttagggatttagctcagtggtagagagcttgcctagcaagcacaaggccctgggttcagtccccagctccgaaaaaaagagaaaaaaaaaaaaagaaatgggaaaatactagggactggagagatggctcagcacacaAGACTGTTCGCTGGTTTTACACTAAGATCCCATGTCCtcatcagatggctcacaaccacctgtaacctggcttctgcaggcactatAGACttgtggacacacacatacacacacacacacacacacacatacacacacatgcacacacactatagacttgtggacatacatacatacacacacactatagacttgaggagatacacacacacgcgcacacacacacacacacacacacacacacacagagcgaatCTTCAGCATGtggaaaaagaaataatcaaatggaAAGACACCTGACCATATCCACGGATCAAAAGACATTTCATACTGAAAGGTCTCCAGATTGACCTATGATCCCTATCAAATGATGTTAACTTCTTTTCAACAAAGTGACAGAAACTGACCTTAAAATGCACAAGGGAAGCCACCAGTCTCAGACTGGCCAAACCAATCTTGCGAAACAAAGAACAGACACGGACAACTCACCCTTGCTGATTATGAAGCTAACGACAAAGGTATGGGAGATGAGAGAGTGCAGGGGTACTGcatggaaggacagacagacggacaagTGGGCAGAACTAAGTCAAGAGTAAATACGCATTGTCACAGCCAAGGGACAATTCAATGGGATACTCAACAGGATTATTTCGGGCCCAGGAGCTGGCACAGCAAGCACAGGTTCCTGACAACCGAGTTTGATCCCCATATGGTAGGAGAGGGCCAACccccacaagttatcctctgacctccacacacaccagTGACAAGTATGcaatcatatacaataaataactaatgtaatgaaaataattataaaaaagtaAGTctccggctggagagatggctcagaggttaagagcactgattgctcttccagaggtcctgagttcaattcccacgtggtggctcacaaccatctgtaatgggatctgaagccctcttctgttgtctgaagacagagacactgtacttatgtataataaatctttttaaaaaaaaaaagtctccatgCACAGGGCTGGGACAACTGCATAtccaaatgtaaagaaaaattagATTTCCTATCTCATAGCACGCACAAAACAGAGCAGAAGATAAACCAGAGATTTACTTCACAGCCAAGAGCGTATCTACAACCAGCGAGAAACCTACAGGTTAGTGATGTCACGGATGTGAAATGGGCCCCACACCACTTCACTGCTGTGGGGATTTGAACTGTTGGAACCTCTTTGGGAAATGATTTGGCTGGTTTTCAAAAAGTTAAGCAGGGGAGGGGTTGCGGAGAGATGGCTAAGAAGACCAGAGTTCGCTCTCAACACCTAATGGGGCTGTTCACAATGGCTCCTAACTGAACTCCAGGGATCCAGTGTCTTCTTccgacctctgcaggcactgcacacatatggaCATAATGCGCacgcacagagacagagacacacttaAAACCAGAGCaaggggctggaggaatggctcggtggttaagagcgctggatgctttcccagaggaacgggggttcagtccctagcacccacatgacagctcacaacagCATGTATCTCCAGTTTCAAAGGACCCAACACCTTTTTCTGGTCTCCACTGGCCCCAGGCAtggacatacaagcaggcaaaacagaaGCACActtaaaatggggtgcagagagAATGAAACACACGCTAGGAGGAAGAAGCCACTCAGGAGAGGCTGCAGGGCCTCTTCATCGAAGGCAAGTCCACAGAGGGCGACATATTCGGAAGCAGATGGGGGTGATCTAGGCCTGGCTTTGGGGGAAAATACGAAAGACACTAATGGGGCTTGTGGGGCAGGAGAGGGCAATGATGCTCTAACCTCGGGATGGGAACGAAAGCACAACTCTAAGTATGTGAAAACACATGGGGTCAGGTTCAACAGTGGCATGTGTGTCTGTTCGTGTACACGCGTGTACATGTGGAGACTAAAGGCTGGTCATGCTGGTCCTTGGGTACTATCTGCCTTGTCCCCTGAGATAAGAtctcttgctggcctggaactcactttttaGTCTAGGCTGGTTGACCAAGGATCCACCTGTTTTGCTGAGGTTACGTgcacaccacacctggctttaaatttttattttattttagtgtgtgtgtgtgtgtgtgtgtgtgtgtgtgtgtgtgtgtgtgtgtgtgtgtgtgtagatgtgtgcacatgagtgcaggtacccctcagaggccagaggcatcaatcagattccctgaagctgATTGCCAGGCAGGCCATAGTGAGCTagctacatgggtgctgggaaccaaacttggatcctccGAAAGAGCTGTGtaagttcttaaccactgaaccgcatcacctccccagccccaccccctcctgGCTTTCCCATGTGTGCTGTGCTCAAACTCAGCACAAaccatgtttgcacagcaagtcaCCGACCGACTGAACCACTGTCCCAGCCCTAGGCTCAGCACGTGGGTTAACTTTATGGTATGTGGATTATCCCTCTATAAAGCTGTCATAAAAGTGGACGCTGCAGAGCATGATGGGAAAGgctgtaatccctgcactcaagaggcaggaggatcacatgtTCCAGTCCAGAACCTGCCTCAGGCAAACAAAAATGAGAGCCGGCCACAGCCTTGTCTCACACTGAAGCAGGATCGGTTAGTCCGGACTGATCCGCAAGTCAGCCCGAAAGCAGATCAGGACGCCGGGGTCCCAGTATCGCTCCCCGAGACATGGCTCAGGAGAGTGTCATGGCCTTCAGTGTCCTCGAGGGCAGTGACCCTGAAGACATGACTGCATCACCCCACCtctgtcccaccccaccccacttcccAGGCGCCTGCCTCCACACTGCTCACAGAGAGAATCAGGGAGACCAAGGTGTTGGCCTTGGGTCAGAAGCCCTTTCCCACTTTTCCTTCTGCCTCGGGTTAAAacaagaattcctaaaattcaCAGTTGAAAAAAATAGCAACCCTTTGTACGACGATTTCTGCGACAGGAGTCTTTGGAAGGTAATTTGAGTTAGATGAGGACTTGAAGGTGGGACCCTGACCAAAGGTTTAGTGCCTGTAGGCGAGAGCTTCTCTTTTCATGAGAGGTCAGAGTGAGAAAAGGTAGCCACCTGCAAGCAAGGGAGAGGGCCCTCGCCAGAACCAGCCATGCTAGTACCCGAAGAAATTCACTGGTGTCAGGCAAGCCACCCAGTCCCTGCAGTGCCCGGTTGGGTGTGCCTTTGAGGGAGTGTCCAGAgattaaatggagagagaaaCGTAGTTCATTCCCTGGAGTCTCAGGTTGAGTAAGAAGGGGAAGGAAGTGAGTTGCACACCAGtgttctcctctttctctgcGCTTCCTGACTGAAGGCACGGAGTGACCCGCGGCCCCGAGTTCCTACCGCACGCCTTTCCTGCAGCGGTGGACTGCATTCCCCTGAAACATACAATAAACCCCTCTTCTCCTGGTTTGCTTTTGCCAAGTATCAATCACAGCAACCTGCACAGGATCCGACACACTCTGGCACTTTTGTTACGGCAGCACACCGTAACGCATCCCACGCCCAGCCAGGACCCACCGCCCCCAGGAGGATACTGCTGCAGCTTCTGCCGCTGGTCCATGGAGCCGGAGTGGTGGATGATCTTGCGCAGGCCCTGCACCCAGTGCTGAGCGTCAGCTGGTGATGGGGCAATGAGGTCTAGGGTGTTGC from Rattus norvegicus strain BN/NHsdMcwi chromosome 8, GRCr8, whole genome shotgun sequence includes:
- the Plcd1 gene encoding 1-phosphatidylinositol 4,5-bisphosphate phosphodiesterase delta-1 isoform X1, which codes for MDSGRDFLTLHGLQDDPDLQALLKGSQLLKVKSSSWRRERFYKLQEDCKTIWQESRKVMRSPESQLFSIEDIQEVRMGHRTEGLEKFARDIPEDRCFSIVFKDQRNTLDLIAPSPADAQHWVQGLRKIIHHSGSMDQRQKLQHWIHSCLRKADKNKDNKMNFKELKDFLKELNIQVDDGYARKIFRECDHSQTDSLEDEEIETFYKMLTQRAEIDRAFEEAAGSAETLSVERLVTFLQHQQREEEAGPALALSLIERYEPSETAKAQRQMTKDGFLMYLLSADGNAFSLAHRRVYQDMDQPLSHYLVSSSHNTYLLEDQLTGPSSTEAYIRALCKGCRCLELDCWDGPNQEPIIYHGYTFTSKILFCDVLRAIRDYAFKASPYPVILSLENHCSLEQQRVMARHLRAILGPMLLDQPLDGVTSSLPSPEQLKGKILLKGKKLGGLLPAGGENGSEATDVSDEDEAAEMEDEAVRSQVQHKPKEDKLKLVPELSDMIIYCKSVHFGGFSSPGTSGQAFYEMASFSESRALRLLQESGNGFVRHNVSCLSRIYPAGWRTDSSNYSPVEMWNGGCQIVALNFQTPGPEMDVYLGCFQDNGGCGYVLKPAFLRDPNTTFNSRALTQGPWWAPKRLRVRIISGQQLPKVNKNKNSIVDPKVIVEIHGVGRDTASRQTAVITNNGIVCVGSALGQAAGTVGPAVDMVSDLLGFNPRWDMEFEFEVTVPDLALVRFMVEDYDSSSKNDFIGQSTIPWNSLKQGYRHVHLLSKNGDQHPSATLFVKISIQD
- the Plcd1 gene encoding 1-phosphatidylinositol 4,5-bisphosphate phosphodiesterase delta-1 isoform X2 gives rise to the protein MQCLGVPSCRRRSVNRSRELYLQEQSLKVAALNGQRLGLQDDPDLQALLKGSQLLKVKSSSWRRERFYKLQEDCKTIWQESRKVMRSPESQLFSIEDIQEVRMGHRTEGLEKFARDIPEDRCFSIVFKDQRNTLDLIAPSPADAQHWVQGLRKIIHHSGSMDQRQKLQHWIHSCLRKADKNKDNKMNFKELKDFLKELNIQVDDGYARKIFRECDHSQTDSLEDEEIETFYKMLTQRAEIDRAFEEAAGSAETLSVERLVTFLQHQQREEEAGPALALSLIERYEPSETAKAQRQMTKDGFLMYLLSADGNAFSLAHRRVYQDMDQPLSHYLVSSSHNTYLLEDQLTGPSSTEAYIRALCKGCRCLELDCWDGPNQEPIIYHGYTFTSKILFCDVLRAIRDYAFKASPYPVILSLENHCSLEQQRVMARHLRAILGPMLLDQPLDGVTSSLPSPEQLKGKILLKGKKLGGLLPAGGENGSEATDVSDEDEAAEMEDEAVRSQVQHKPKEDKLKLVPELSDMIIYCKSVHFGGFSSPGTSGQAFYEMASFSESRALRLLQESGNGFVRHNVSCLSRIYPAGWRTDSSNYSPVEMWNGGCQIVALNFQTPGPEMDVYLGCFQDNGGCGYVLKPAFLRDPNTTFNSRALTQGPWWAPKRLRVRIISGQQLPKVNKNKNSIVDPKVIVEIHGVGRDTASRQTAVITNNGFNPRWDMEFEFEVTVPDLALVRFMVEDYDSSSKNDFIGQSTIPWNSLKQGYRHVHLLSKNGDQHPSATLFVKISIQD
- the Plcd1 gene encoding 1-phosphatidylinositol 4,5-bisphosphate phosphodiesterase delta-1, which codes for MDSGRDFLTLHGLQDDPDLQALLKGSQLLKVKSSSWRRERFYKLQEDCKTIWQESRKVMRSPESQLFSIEDIQEVRMGHRTEGLEKFARDIPEDRCFSIVFKDQRNTLDLIAPSPADAQHWVQGLRKIIHHSGSMDQRQKLQHWIHSCLRKADKNKDNKMNFKELKDFLKELNIQVDDGYARKIFRECDHSQTDSLEDEEIETFYKMLTQRAEIDRAFEEAAGSAETLSVERLVTFLQHQQREEEAGPALALSLIERYEPSETAKAQRQMTKDGFLMYLLSADGNAFSLAHRRVYQDMDQPLSHYLVSSSHNTYLLEDQLTGPSSTEAYIRALCKGCRCLELDCWDGPNQEPIIYHGYTFTSKILFCDVLRAIRDYAFKASPYPVILSLENHCSLEQQRVMARHLRAILGPMLLDQPLDGVTSSLPSPEQLKGKILLKGKKLGGLLPAGGENGSEATDVSDEDEAAEMEDEAVRSQVQHKPKEDKLKLVPELSDMIIYCKSVHFGGFSSPGTSGQAFYEMASFSESRALRLLQESGNGFVRHNVSCLSRIYPAGWRTDSSNYSPVEMWNGGCQIVALNFQTPGPEMDVYLGCFQDNGGCGYVLKPAFLRDPNTTFNSRALTQGPWWAPKRLRVRIISGQQLPKVNKNKNSIVDPKVIVEIHGVGRDTASRQTAVITNNGFNPRWDMEFEFEVTVPDLALVRFMVEDYDSSSKNDFIGQSTIPWNSLKQGYRHVHLLSKNGDQHPSATLFVKISIQD
- the Plcd1 gene encoding 1-phosphatidylinositol 4,5-bisphosphate phosphodiesterase delta-1 isoform X4, whose product is MVASSYLAKAQRQMTKDGFLMYLLSADGNAFSLAHRRVYQDMDQPLSHYLVSSSHNTYLLEDQLTGPSSTEAYIRALCKGCRCLELDCWDGPNQEPIIYHGYTFTSKILFCDVLRAIRDYAFKASPYPVILSLENHCSLEQQRVMARHLRAILGPMLLDQPLDGVTSSLPSPEQLKGKILLKGKKLGGLLPAGGENGSEATDVSDEDEAAEMEDEAVRSQVQHKPKEDKLKLVPELSDMIIYCKSVHFGGFSSPGTSGQAFYEMASFSESRALRLLQESGNGFVRHNVSCLSRIYPAGWRTDSSNYSPVEMWNGGCQIVALNFQTPGPEMDVYLGCFQDNGGCGYVLKPAFLRDPNTTFNSRALTQGPWWAPKRLRVRIISGQQLPKVNKNKNSIVDPKVIVEIHGVGRDTASRQTAVITNNGFNPRWDMEFEFEVTVPDLALVRFMVEDYDSSSKNDFIGQSTIPWNSLKQGYRHVHLLSKNGDQHPSATLFVKISIQD
- the Plcd1 gene encoding 1-phosphatidylinositol 4,5-bisphosphate phosphodiesterase delta-1 isoform X3, which gives rise to MQCLGVPSCRRRSVNRSRELYLQEQSLKVAALNGQRLGLQDDPDLQALLKGSQLLKVKSSSWRRERFYKLQEDCKTIWQESRKVMRSPESQLFSIEDIQEVRMGHRTEGLEKFARDIPEDRCFSIVFKDQRNTLDLIAPSPADAQHWVQGLRKIIHHSGSMDQRQKLQHWIHSCLRKADKNKDNKMNFKELKDFLKELNIQVDDGYARKIFRECDHSQTDSLEDEEIETFYKMLTQRAEIDRAFEEAAGSAETLSVERLVTFLQHQQREEEAGPALALSLIERYEPSETAKAQRQMTKDGFLMYLLSADGNAFSLAHRRVYQDMDQPLSHYLVSSSHNTYLLEDQLTGPSSTEAYIRALCKGCRCLELDCWDGPNQEPIIYHGYTFTSKILFCDVLRAIRDYAFKASPYPVILSLENHCSLEQQRVMARHLRAILGPMLLDQPLDGVTSSLPSPEQLKGKILLKGKKLGGLLPAGGENGSEATDVSDEDEAAEMEDEAVRSQVQHKPKCPPCPALWL
- the Plcd1 gene encoding 1-phosphatidylinositol 4,5-bisphosphate phosphodiesterase delta-1 isoform X5, with protein sequence MDSGRDFLTLHGLQDDPDLQALLKGSQLLKVKSSSWRRERFYKLQEDCKTIWQESRKVMRSPESQLFSIEDIQEVRMGHRTEGLEKFARDIPEDRCFSIVFKDQRNTLDLIAPSPADAQHWVQGLRKIIHHSGSMDQRQKLQHWIHSCLRKADKNKDNKMNFKELKDFLKELNIQVDDGYARKIFRECDHSQTDSLEDEEIETFYKMLTQRAEIDRAFEEAAGSAETLSVERLVTFLQHQQREEEAGPALALSLIERYEPSETAKAQRQMTKDGFLMYLLSADGNAFSLAHRRVYQDMDQPLSHYLVSSSHNTYLLEDQLTGPSSTEAYIRALCKGCRCLELDCWDGPNQEPIIYHGYTFTSKILFCDVLRAIRDYAFKASPYPVILSLENHCSLEQQRVMARHLRAILGPMLLDQPLDGVTSSLPSPEQLKGKILLKGKKLGGLLPAGGENGSEATDVSDEDEAAEMEDEAVRSQVQHKPKCPPCPALWL